One window of the Desertifilum tharense IPPAS B-1220 genome contains the following:
- a CDS encoding serine/threonine phosphatase produces the protein MLICPQCQFENSDANKFCQSCGTSLTYKPCYACGAQVTYDAINCPQCGALTGTVLRAIVTLTGPSGHPYIPPVSNEEADEEATMPLWSMPSQAELKSTPASAEGATATPIPVPPLPSHPLPSEYLDLQQRYLLLDSLEECDRTQSEFQGRVLDCRPLQISLLEAIQGQAFSENAPLIPPMAELYLELQPELGQTLPEICDAWVQDNRAVLLLEDRSNWPMLVDLWREEQLSPQQIVFLLFEMVKLWESLEPLHCRQSLLIQDNLRVDEDQVIGLQRLYIESLHTPLSLQDLGRLWKELFEQSQQTYIGSLVLLLQQLQDGEIEDLEALQAKLRAIAEELTREPEISPPDLEDEDDLQPATVPDANTVPDLEAAQMGLVSPIASNMPASAPTRFQTSSFMPEPKSDVLDDQPTVVLPMQLFSLDNAGFTDTGTQRNHNEDAFCIQTKIERVETKTGRTLYAKGLYILCDGMGGHAGGEVASALAVDTLRRYFQTQWFDNPHYQDCLPSEESVREAVRLANNAIYEVNQQQSRTGSGRMGTTLVLVLVQDTNVVVSHVGDSRLYMATRKQGLIPVTQDHDVGQREIQRGVDPNLAYTRPDAYQLTQALGPRSDEFVKPDVQFMELNEDVLLVLSSDGMTDNDLLEKNYSTHLAPLLSSRASLEKGASDLIELANQYNGHDNITVVLIRAKVRPNLDNLKD, from the coding sequence ATGCTGATTTGTCCCCAATGTCAATTTGAGAATTCTGACGCCAACAAGTTTTGCCAAAGTTGCGGTACTTCCTTAACCTATAAACCTTGCTATGCTTGTGGCGCTCAAGTGACTTATGACGCCATAAACTGTCCCCAATGTGGGGCTTTAACCGGAACCGTATTGCGAGCCATTGTCACCCTGACCGGCCCATCCGGACATCCTTATATCCCCCCGGTTAGCAATGAGGAAGCGGACGAAGAAGCGACAATGCCGCTGTGGTCAATGCCTTCCCAAGCCGAACTTAAATCCACTCCCGCCTCTGCTGAAGGAGCCACAGCAACCCCGATCCCCGTTCCTCCCCTCCCCTCTCATCCCCTCCCTTCAGAGTATTTGGACTTGCAGCAGCGCTATCTACTGCTGGACTCTTTAGAAGAGTGCGATCGCACGCAAAGCGAATTTCAGGGTCGTGTCTTAGATTGTCGTCCGTTGCAGATTTCTCTGCTCGAAGCCATTCAAGGTCAAGCTTTCTCGGAAAATGCGCCCCTAATTCCGCCAATGGCAGAACTCTATCTAGAGTTACAGCCCGAACTCGGTCAAACCTTACCCGAAATTTGCGATGCTTGGGTTCAGGATAACCGCGCCGTTCTTTTACTCGAAGACCGTTCCAACTGGCCGATGTTGGTAGATTTATGGCGCGAAGAGCAACTTTCACCGCAGCAAATTGTCTTTTTACTCTTCGAGATGGTGAAGCTTTGGGAGAGTTTAGAACCGCTGCATTGTCGGCAAAGTTTGTTAATTCAAGACAATTTGCGCGTTGATGAGGATCAAGTTATTGGCTTGCAACGCCTCTATATCGAATCTTTGCATACACCCCTGAGCTTGCAAGATTTGGGGCGACTCTGGAAAGAGCTATTTGAACAATCTCAACAAACCTATATTGGTTCCCTGGTGCTATTGCTGCAACAGTTACAGGATGGGGAAATTGAGGATTTGGAAGCTCTGCAAGCTAAGTTAAGAGCGATCGCCGAAGAACTCACCAGAGAACCCGAAATTTCTCCCCCAGACCTAGAAGATGAGGATGACCTGCAACCGGCCACCGTACCTGATGCCAATACCGTACCCGATCTAGAAGCCGCTCAGATGGGTCTAGTTTCGCCCATCGCCTCAAATATGCCCGCCTCTGCCCCCACCCGCTTCCAGACTTCTAGCTTTATGCCAGAGCCAAAGAGCGATGTTTTAGACGACCAGCCGACCGTGGTTTTGCCCATGCAACTGTTCAGCTTGGACAATGCGGGCTTCACAGACACGGGGACGCAGCGCAATCATAATGAAGACGCCTTTTGCATCCAAACGAAAATAGAGCGCGTTGAAACCAAAACGGGACGAACGCTGTATGCAAAGGGATTATATATTCTTTGCGATGGCATGGGCGGTCATGCTGGCGGCGAGGTTGCTAGCGCTTTAGCCGTTGATACCTTAAGGCGGTATTTTCAAACCCAGTGGTTCGATAATCCCCACTATCAGGACTGTTTGCCCAGCGAGGAGTCGGTGCGCGAAGCCGTTCGACTCGCCAACAATGCAATTTATGAGGTCAACCAGCAACAGTCCCGCACGGGTAGCGGTCGGATGGGAACGACTCTGGTTCTCGTCTTGGTGCAAGATACCAATGTGGTTGTCAGCCATGTTGGGGATAGCCGCCTGTATATGGCAACTCGCAAACAGGGGTTAATTCCCGTCACCCAAGACCACGATGTCGGCCAGCGCGAAATTCAACGGGGGGTTGACCCAAATTTAGCGTATACCCGTCCGGATGCGTACCAACTCACGCAAGCCTTGGGGCCTCGCAGCGATGAGTTTGTCAAACCGGACGTTCAATTTATGGAGTTGAATGAGGATGTGCTGTTGGTCTTAAGTTCGGATGGGATGACGGATAACGATTTGTTAGAAAAGAATTACTCAACGCACCTTGCCCCTTTACTGAGTTCTAGAGCGAGTTTGGAAAAGGGGGCAAGCGATTTAATTGAGTTAGCCAACCAGTACAACGGTCACGATAATATTACGGTGGTGTTAATCCGGGCTAAAGTGCGACCGAATTTAGACAATCTTAAAGACTAG
- a CDS encoding FHA domain-containing serine/threonine-protein kinase produces MVKLSLLDSTETQIVQFWSFESRSRIRIGRAPDNDVVVTHNLVSRYHLELNVDETSSWQRWQLINLGKNGTLLNGVLVSQAAIEDNALIQLALGGPILKFEAGQASASPPGLASGLSCTHQGNAPENLFCIYCGQLLKYEKIVRQYYILRALGRGGMGTTYLAWNSQVGAQASDRPDSALLVLKELNTDMAQIAKARELFEREARTLRALNHPGIPTFYDFFEENGKRYLAMELIHGQDLERWVYQNGPCTLAQGIEWAIQTCEVLQYLHTQRYPVIHRDIKPANLLLRHRNSRQVSASASSDEKRQIMVIDFGAVKEMGTPPGTRIGAEGYSAPEQDLGRPVPQSDLYAIGPTLVFLLTGQQPGQFYRKQGQFYRLQLEDLPTLTPALRATIERVTEPRAKDRYQSAHQLALALADCLEKAR; encoded by the coding sequence ATGGTCAAGCTTTCCCTGTTGGATAGCACCGAAACTCAGATTGTGCAGTTTTGGAGCTTTGAATCGCGATCGCGAATTCGCATTGGTCGCGCCCCCGATAATGATGTGGTCGTCACTCATAATTTAGTGTCTCGCTACCATCTGGAGTTGAATGTTGATGAGACTTCTAGTTGGCAGCGATGGCAATTAATCAATTTAGGCAAAAACGGCACGCTCCTCAATGGCGTTTTGGTTTCTCAAGCTGCCATTGAGGATAATGCGTTGATTCAGTTGGCGCTCGGCGGCCCAATTCTTAAGTTTGAAGCGGGTCAAGCTTCTGCAAGTCCGCCTGGACTCGCCTCTGGTTTGAGTTGCACCCATCAAGGGAATGCACCGGAAAACTTGTTCTGTATCTATTGCGGCCAACTGCTGAAGTACGAAAAAATAGTTCGCCAATACTACATCTTGCGGGCGCTTGGACGCGGGGGGATGGGAACCACTTATCTGGCGTGGAATTCCCAAGTTGGCGCACAAGCTTCAGATCGACCCGATTCGGCTTTGCTGGTGCTGAAGGAATTAAACACTGATATGGCCCAAATTGCCAAAGCCAGGGAGTTATTTGAACGGGAAGCCAGAACGCTGAGAGCGCTCAATCACCCCGGTATTCCCACGTTTTATGACTTTTTTGAAGAAAACGGCAAGCGCTACCTGGCAATGGAGTTAATCCACGGTCAAGATTTGGAACGATGGGTTTATCAGAATGGCCCTTGCACGCTCGCCCAAGGCATTGAATGGGCGATTCAAACTTGCGAGGTTTTGCAATACCTCCATACCCAGCGCTACCCCGTAATCCACCGGGATATTAAGCCAGCCAATTTGTTGTTACGCCATCGCAACTCGCGACAAGTCTCTGCGTCAGCATCCTCCGACGAGAAGCGTCAGATTATGGTGATTGATTTTGGGGCGGTGAAGGAAATGGGGACGCCACCCGGAACCCGTATTGGTGCAGAAGGGTATAGCGCTCCAGAACAAGACCTCGGACGCCCGGTGCCTCAATCTGACTTGTATGCAATTGGCCCGACTTTGGTGTTTTTGTTAACGGGTCAGCAACCCGGTCAGTTTTATCGCAAGCAAGGGCAGTTCTACCGCCTGCAATTGGAGGATTTACCAACCCTTACTCCTGCTTTACGAGCGACAATCGAACGAGTGACAGAGCCTAGAGCGAAGGATCGCTATCAGAGCGCCCATCAACTCGCACTGGCGCTTGCAGATTGCCTAGAGAAAGCGAGGTAA
- a CDS encoding FHA domain-containing protein encodes MITCPNCAHPNPDTASHCEACYTPLPEMVPCPQCGASVSGGAEFCGQCGSPVAPEIAIAQNVPPTFINSPSAMPAVDPASLGTELPATALNAPGAAARPPLNAPTQLQTFCARLLHIQTNTKIELPPHLSVIHIGKPNDRIPPDVDVSNLPDADVVSRIHADLRVEGGIYFLEDIGSTNGTYVNNLPLRTGDRYRLRPGDRISLGKGDKVSFLFQIDPSP; translated from the coding sequence ATGATTACCTGCCCCAACTGCGCGCATCCTAACCCCGATACGGCTAGCCATTGCGAGGCGTGCTATACACCCCTTCCAGAAATGGTGCCTTGTCCTCAATGCGGGGCAAGCGTTTCCGGGGGAGCTGAATTTTGCGGTCAATGTGGCTCCCCGGTCGCGCCTGAGATCGCGATCGCTCAAAATGTGCCACCAACCTTTATTAATTCGCCCTCAGCCATGCCTGCTGTCGATCCGGCTAGTCTGGGTACCGAATTACCAGCAACAGCCCTTAACGCCCCCGGAGCAGCCGCTCGACCCCCCCTCAATGCGCCCACCCAGTTGCAGACTTTCTGCGCTCGGCTGCTGCATATCCAAACCAACACTAAAATTGAGTTACCCCCTCACTTAAGCGTTATTCATATTGGCAAGCCCAACGATCGCATTCCCCCCGATGTTGATGTCTCGAACCTGCCCGATGCAGACGTAGTTTCCCGGATTCATGCCGATCTGCGCGTAGAAGGCGGCATTTATTTTTTAGAAGATATTGGTAGCACCAATGGCACATATGTCAATAATTTACCCTTGCGAACCGGCGATCGCTATCGTTTGCGCCCTGGCGATCGCATCTCTTTAGGCAAAGGCGATAAAGTCAGCTTTTTATTCCAAATTGACCCATCCCCTTAA